Proteins encoded by one window of Lathyrus oleraceus cultivar Zhongwan6 chromosome 1, CAAS_Psat_ZW6_1.0, whole genome shotgun sequence:
- the LOC127136398 gene encoding peroxidase N, whose amino-acid sequence MNKSFRALACFWLMMSFFILSQAEPMKTSLSPDFYRTTCPDLWTIVRREVLNAIEDEIRMAASLLRLHFHDCFVNGCDGSILLDGDEESEKFATPNKNSARGFEVIDRIKTSVESSCSGIVSCADILAIVARDSVFLSGGPFWYVQLGRRDGLVSNKTLANLAIPSPFDTLENITSKFDNVGLNLKDVVTLSGAHTIGRARCTFFSNRLFNFSGTEEPDNTLESEMLFELQNLCLQDEDGNATTVLDSNSFDQFDSNYFENLVNGKGLLSSDQILFSSDEEVTSTTKQLVQLYSENERMFFMEFAYAMIKMGNINPLIGSEGEIRNNCRVINS is encoded by the exons ATGAATAAGTCATTTAGAGCTCTTGCATGTTTTTGGCTTATGATGAGTTTCTTCATTTTGAGTCAGGCTGAACCTATGAAAACCTCATTGAGTCCAGATTTTTATAGGACAACATGCCCTGATCTTTGGACAATAGTTAGGCGCGAGGTTTTGAATGCAATTGAAGATGAGATTCGAATGGCTGCTTCGTTGCTTCGCCTTCATTTCCATGATTGCTTTGTAAAT GGTTGTGATGGTTCAATTCTGTTGGACGGAGACGAGGAAAGTGAGAAATTTGCCACTCCTAACAAGAATTCTGCTAGAGGATTTGAAGTCATAGATAGAATCAAAACCTCAGTGGAGAGTTCATGTAGCGGAATTGTGTCTTGTGCTGATATATTAGCCATAGTTGCAAGAGATTCTGTTTTCCTA AGTGGTGGTCCTTTTTGGTATGTTCAGCTAGGGCGCAGAGATGGATTGGTCTCAAACAAGACATTAGCCAATCTCGCAATTCCTTCTCCATTTGATACACTAGAAAATATTACTTCCAAGTTTGATAACGTCGGTCTCAATCTCAAAGACGTTGTTACATTATCAG GTGCTCACACTATTGGACGAGCAAGGTGCACATTTTTTAGCAACAGATTGTTCAATTTCTCGGGGACAGAAGAACCGGACAATACTTTAGAATCCGAGATGCTCTTTGAATTGCAAAATTTGTGTCTACAAGATGAAGATGGGAACGCAACTACGGTTCTAGATTcgaattcatttgatcaatttgATAGCAATTACTTCGAGAATTTGGTAAATGGGAAGGGTCTTCTAAGCTCTGATCAGATTCTGTTTTCAAGTGATGAAGAGGTTACTTCAACCACTAAACAATTGGTCCAATTATACAGTGAGAATGAAAGAATGTTCTTTATGGAATTTGCTTATGCTATGATTAAGATGGGGAATATTAATCCACTTATTGGTTCTGAGGGAGAGATTAGGAATAATTGCAGGGTGATTAATTCTTAA